The genomic interval CACCCCCACCATGTCCATCCCCACTCCATAATCCAAGCACCCCACAAAAGTGCAGGTCATAGCAGCAATAGGAAACATGGAACAGTTTGCCAGCAAACTCCAACACTCCACCCCCGCAGCAACCACACAGTAGCGCACAAAGCGAAAAAACGCAGGTCAAGGGTTTTTTACAGAAATTTCCCAGCGCTCACAGAATTTTTTCAGCTAAAGCAGTTTATGCAGGTCAGAGGCGTGATTATGGATAGTTTTACACTATTGCGCCCCTGCTTAATCCATGCGAAACTTCATTACATCAACAGCACACAAGCTGTTGGGAGACCCAAACAGTCACCGGCGAAAGGAGAGAGCATGGCAGCTAACTCTCGGGTAGCAGCTCAGCACAGCGACGCATGGTAGCGAACATGTAGCAGGACGAGCGGCGAACCCGAGGACCAGAAGATTCAAGGAAGAGCGTTACTTGTTGAGGGACTAGCTAACGCACCGCATTCTAAGAGTCACTGGTAGCTCGATGCATAGGGATTTTCCCACCTCCTGGGAAGCGTTGAGGGGCGCGACTCAGAGCAGGCATTATGCAGAGGCACACCAACTGGTCCTACAGCCGAATCCATTTTCGGTTTAACTTTCTGAGGCATCTTTCCTTTTGAGATTGAGGGATACCGGCCACCGCGCACACGGTGGCCGGTTCTTTTTTCATCACAGCCTGCATTTCCATAGACATTAAGCCGCAAAACGGCGCCCAAGGGATGCTTTGTCTATGGAAATGCAGGCTGTTGGGCGTTAAAGCACCACGTGTTCCTCTAAACATTCGATGATCTCTAGATCATCGGGTTCCATATTCGGCGCGAACCGGCCCACAACTTTTCCTTCCGGAGAAACCACGAACTTTTCAAAGTTCCACTCAATATCTGGACCGTCTCCCTTTAAGAATCGGTACAGCGGATGAGCATTCTCACCGTTAACGTCTGCCTTTTCAAGAATCGGGAAGGTCACGTCATATTCCCGCTTGCAGAACTCCGCGATTTGTTTATTGGATCCGGGTTCTTCCTCAGCAAACTGGTTGCACGGCATTGCAATCACAAAGAAGCCACGCTGAGAGTAGTCGCGATACAGCTCTTCCAGAGCCTCGTACTGCGGGGTCAGGCCACACTTGGACGCGGTATTCACAATAAGCAGGCAGTGCCCCGCCCAGTCATTCATGGTTGTCTCGGTGGCGTCGTTAAGCGTCACCGGAATATCAAAGAACTGCGTCATTGAAGCACTCCCGTCGCCTGGTTAATGAGCCATGCGTATTCAAACGCCGTCTGCTTCCACTTTTCATACCGCCCGGACACTCCACCGTGCCCCGCTGCCATCTCGGTCTTGAGCAAAAAGTCGCCGCTCTTGGCAGTAGCGCGCAGCCTAGCGATCCACTTGGCAGGCTCTACGTACAGCACCCGGGTGTCATTAATCGAGGTCAAGGCCAAGATATTGGGATACGCTTTAGCCTCCACGTTCTCATAAGGGGCATACGACGCCATATAGTCATATACCTCTTTATCGTGCAGCGGATCGCCCCACTCATCCCACTCCGTGACAGTCAGCGGTAGCTCCGGCATCAGCATAGAGGTCAGCGGATCCACGAATGGAACCACAGCCTCAATTGCCTTAAACCGGTCGCCTGCGAGGTTGGCAACTGCGCCCATCAGCATGCCCCCGGCGGAGCCACCCTCGGCCACCATCTGCTCTGGCGTGGTCACTCCCCGAGCAATAAGGAAATCCGCTACTGCGATGAAGTCCGTGAACGTATTCTTTTTGCACAGCATCTTGCCGTTGTCGTACCAACCCCGGCCCATCTCGCCGCCGCCGCGGATGTGTGCAATGGCAAAGATCATCCCGCGATCCATAAGGGATAGCCGCGCGATGGAGAATTCGGGATCCATAGATACCTCGTAGGAACCGTAGCCGTAGAGCAGCGTCGGATTGGGTGTGGTCACATCGAGATCCGCACGGTGTACGAGCGATACCGGGATCTGTGCCCCATCTTCTGCCGTAACCCATAGCCTGGTTGCCACGTAGTCATCACGGTTATAGCCGCCAACAACTTCTTGCTGCTTGAGCAGGCGTTTAGAGCCATCTGCAACTGTGTAGTCGAACACCTGACTTGGGGTGGTAAACGAGGTATACCCCACGCGCAGTACAGGTGCATCCCACTCGGGATTTCCCGCAACGCCCACGGTGTAAAGGTCCTCATCAAACTGAAGCTCTTCAAAAGTCCCGAAGCCTTGGTCAGTGAGCTGCATTATTGCCGCACGACCGATAGCACCGGCACGGTACCCCACCACGATCTGATCGCGGTAGGTATCTACGCCTTCAATTCGAACGTCATCGCGGTGCGGCATCAGCGTTGTCAGATCGGACAGAGCGAGGGGCTCCGTCGCAGGTGCCCACCCTATTTCAAAATTTGGCCCCGTAGCGTTATGGGTAACGATCCACACGTCTTCGCCGGCAACAACGCCGTGATCCACGTCGTATTCCACCCCTGATTTCCGAGGGATAATGCAACGGAATTCTCCCTCTGGGTTATCCATCTCGAGGACCCATACCTCAGAGGTTATCTTTGATGCAGATGCGATTATCAGGTATTTTTCTGAACGCGTCGCACCAATGCCGGTGTTAAAATGCTCGTCCGCCTCATGGAACACGCGAACATCTTCGCTCGGATCAGTGCCGATCTTGTGCCGCCACACGGAGTCCGGACGCCATGCGTCGTCGACTCGCTGATAGAACAGGTAGTCTTCCCCAGCCCATGTCGCGCCGTAGAAAAGGTCTTCCAGGACGTCATCCAGCAGCTCCCCTGTCTCCAGGTCTTTAATCCGCAGGGTAAAGCGCTCATCGCCGGCCGTATCCACGGAGTATGCCAAATAGCGACCCGACGTCGTGATAGCCGATGCCCCAAGGGAGAAAAACTCGTGTCCCTCCGCCAGTTCATTCAAATCGAGAATGACTTGCTCCTGAGCAACCGGCTCCCCTTCTGGGATCACGGGTGGCACCCATGCATCCTGCCCCTCGACTACGGGGATACGACAGGAGTACCCGTAGCTTTTCCCCTCCTCCGAGCGCCCGTAATACCAAAAATCACCGGAGCGCTGTGGCACCGACATATCGGTCTCTTTTACTCGCGACTTTATCTCTTGATAAATATTGTCTCGTAGCCGCGACAACCCAGCGGTCTCTTGCTCCGTAAAGGCATTTTCCGCCTCCAAGTACGCAATGGTTTCCTGAGACTCTTTGTCCCGTAGCCATTCGTATTCATCGATAAACGTGGTGCCATGCACCGTTCTCATGTGCTGATGAATCGGGGCTATCGGCGCTTGAATTCGCGTTGTTTCAGACATGGCCTAAATCGTAGCGGAAACCACTAACAAGCCCATTTTTTAAGTTTTTAGCTTTCTACCAGATGTTTCCGCCCCACCACCAAGACATATGCAAAAAACGTGAATTTATCTCTACGGTACTGCACATTTCCATTGCAGTGAACCCCGCCACGTATTGCTCTCTTCTCTTGATTTTTTACAGAGTTCGGCTAGTGTAAATCCGGTCTTATTGAAAAAATGAAAGGTAGCCTAATGAGCAACTTTGCAGACGTATTTAGCCAGCTCTCTTCAGTCAAAGGTCTGAACTTGCTTTCAGAGATGGTCAGCTTTACCAGCAAAATCGTCAGCGTTGTAGAGAAGATCAACAAGCTCACCTAATAAGGAAAACAAAAAGCGCTGTACCGTATCAGGCACAGCGCTTCTTTTATTTTTTTTTACACACAGGTCCCGATCCAATCACTGAACTTTTTTCCAGTGATACGTTCGAATGCCTCTACGTAGCGTTCCCGCGTCGCTTCCACGACGGACCCAGGAAGAGACGGCGGCGGGGTAAGTGAGTCCGTGGACCACCCCGACTTGGGACCGGTGAGCCAGTTGCGCACGTACTGCTTATCAAAGCTCGGCTGCGCCTTGCCTTCCTCGTAGCCGTCGGCAGGCCAATAGCGGGAGGAATCTGGGGTGAGGGCTTCGTCGGCAAGCACTAAAGTGCCGTCTTCGTCGAGTCCGAACTCAAACTTTGTATCTGCGAGAATAATGCCCCGGGACTCCGCGATGGCTGCTGCCTCGGAGTAGATCTTCAAGGTCACTGCGCGTAGCTCGTTAGCGCGCGCCTCGCCTAGCTTGTCGACGACCGCCTCAAAAGACACGTTCTCATCATGCTCGCCAAAGTCTGCTTTGGTCGCAGGCGTAAAAATCGGCTCGGGCAATTTCGATGCCTCTACCAGGCCTTCCGGCAGTTCAATGCCACATACCTTGCCGGTCTGTTGGTATTCCTTGAGACCAGAACCGGTGAGGTAGCCGCGTGCCACGCATTCGAAAGGAAGCATTTTCAGCTTCTTACATACCAGCGCACGCCCCAAAACTTCTTCTGGAATCGCAGGATCATCGATGGGTCCGGCAAGGTGGTTAGGAAAATCGATGTGATCAAAGAAGTACATGCTCATCGCAGTGAGCACTCGGCCTTTGTCGGGGATCTCCGGATCCAGGATGTGATCGTATGCGGAGATGCGGTCAGAGACCACCATGAGCAGGCGTTCGTCGTCGATCTCGTAGATCTCACGCACTTTGCCCGCGGACACATGGGTGTACTGGGAGAGTTCAGGACGCATAAAGTAGCAGTCTAGCCCTCACGTCTCATGCAAGTCATATCTTATCTACTTTTGCAGAGTTAACGTTACGTGCAAGGAGACAAAGAAATCCTAAGTCCACTCATTTGCACTGTTCACGACCCTGCTCGCGCGAGCAGGGTCGTGGCGATCCCACGCTACAGTGACCAAAGCTACAACTGGCTTCTTCAGTAGAGTGGCACCTTTCAACGCTAAAGAATCTCGCCAGGAGTGTAGGCCGCGGCGTTCGGATAGCGGTTGGTAAGGTCCTCCACCCGGTTAAGAACCCGGGAAACCTGCGATTCTGCAGCGCCGATAAAGACGTGGCGGTCTGCAAGGGCCTCGTCCAGCTGCTCCTGCGTCATCGGTAGTCTCTCGTCTGCTGCTAGGCGCTGAATCAGGTCTTGTTCACCACCGTTTTCTCGCATGTTCAGTGCCACTGCAACAGCGTTTTCCTTGATCACCTCATGAGCAGTCTCACGACCCACGCCTGCACGAACCGCCGCCATCAAAATACGGGTGGTAGCGAGGAATGGGAGATAACGCTCTAGTTCCCGATCAATCATTGCAGGGAATGCCCCGAACTCGTCGAGGACGGTCAGGAAGGTCTCGTACATTCCGTCGAGAGCAAAAAACGCGTCTGGTAGAGCCACGCGGCGGATCACAGAGCAGAATACGTCGCCTTCATTCCACTGCTGCCCCGCGAGATCGGCAACCATCGTAAGATATCCGCGCAGGATGACCTGGAGTCCACCGACCCGCTCACACGAGCGAGCATTCATCTTGTGCGGCATCGCGGAAGATCCAACTTGTCCTTCTTTGAAGCCCTCAGTCACCGTCTCATTACCGGCCATGAGACGAATAGTGGTTGCCAAACTGGATGGGCCCGCTCCGAGTTGGACGAGGGCAGATACCGCGTCAAAGTCGAGGGAGCGCGGGTACACCTGTCCCACAGAATCAAAGACCCGCGAAATGCCAAGGTGATCAGCCACCTGTGTTTCCAAGGACGCCAGCTTCTTCTGGTCCCCACCCATCAGGTCAAGCATGTCCTGCGCCGTGCCCATCGGCCCCTTGATTCCTCTGAGGGGATAGCGATCAAGGAGCTCCTCAACGCGGTCGATGGCCACCAGGATTTCCTCGGCAGCAGAAGCGAAACGCTTACCCAAGGTAGTGGCCTGGGCAGCCACGTTATGAGAACGCCCAGCCATAACCAGTGATTGGTATTGAGCAGCATGGTGTGCCACCCGCGCCACCACTGCGACAGACTTGTTGCGGATCAGTTCCAAAGAACGGTAGATCTGCAGCTGTTCTACGTTTTCGGTGAGGTCACGCGAGGTCATGCCCTTGTGAATATGCTCAAAACCCGCGAGGGCGTTGAACTCCTCAATCCGGGCTTTAACATCATGGCGAGTGATCTTCTCGCGATCAGCAATACTTGCAAGGTCAATCTGGTCGATGACCCGCTCGTAGGCAGTAATAGCCTCCGAAGGGATCTCAACTCCTAATGCTTTTTGAGCCTTCATCACAGCGATCCAGAGCTGACGCTCTAGCAGGATTTTGGCCTCAGGGCTCCACAGCTCAGTGAGCTCGGCGGAAGCGTATCGGTTGGAAAGGACGTTGGTGATCTTCTTCTTTTCTGCCACGTCGCTCATTATCGCACGCGAACCACCACTTGTCCCCCTAGTCAGTCATCCCAAACTGCTCTAACTCATCTGGGTGACCAGCCGCCAAAACCAAATCCCCTGCTTGCAGAATCATCTCGGGTTTCGCAGGTCTGAACATGCCGTTACTCGGACGAACGGCGATGATCTGTATCCGATCAACCTCGTGTACCCGCTTACCCAGAATTGAGACGGGCGGCGCGACCTTCACAATGGCGTAATCTCGGTCGAATTCCGCGTATTCCTGCACCCGGCCATTCATTAAATGCGCTACCCGGCGGCCAGTATCTTGTTCCGGGCGGATAATGTGGTGCACTCCGATTTGGCTCAGAATCTTAGCGTGGGAATTGTTCAACGCCTTCGCCCAAATACTTGGCACGTTCAGATCGATCACGGTAGAGGCAGTAAGCAGCGACGCCCCCATGTCCGAGCCGATTCCGATTACAACACGAGAAGCCTCATCCACAGAAAGCTGGCGTAGAGCTTCCTCGTTGGTGGTATCCGCCATGGCGGCATACGTAAGAATTTTAGCTGCTGCATTGACTACGGATTCAGAAGAGTCGACTCCTAAAACCTCAATGCCAGAGTGCACCAGCTCTTCTCCCAAGGCCATGCCGAATCGGCCTAAACCAAGAATCACCACGGGTGCTTTGGAACGGGAACGGAACTTAGCCAATGATCGGCCTTTCTACTGGATAGGAGTACAAACGCTTATTGCTACGAGCTGCAAGAGCAGCCACAAGGGACACCGGCCCAACGCGGCCTGCATACATCAAAAGAACCAGGAGCAGCTTGCCGACGCCAGGCAGATCCGCCGTAATACCCGTACTCAAGCCTACCGTGGCAAAAGCACTGACTACCTCGAAGGAAATATCCAAAAATTCAAATTCTGGGGCCACCAACAGCATGGTCATCAGGGAGACAGACACCAACAGCACAGCCAGCATGGTGACTGCCAATGCCTGGCGTACCGTGCGGGTGGGGATCCTGCGACCTCGGATCAAAACGTTGTCATCTCCTCGAATCTCCGCCACCAT from Corynebacterium ulcerans carries:
- a CDS encoding phosphoribosylaminoimidazolesuccinocarboxamide synthase, which encodes MRPELSQYTHVSAGKVREIYEIDDERLLMVVSDRISAYDHILDPEIPDKGRVLTAMSMYFFDHIDFPNHLAGPIDDPAIPEEVLGRALVCKKLKMLPFECVARGYLTGSGLKEYQQTGKVCGIELPEGLVEASKLPEPIFTPATKADFGEHDENVSFEAVVDKLGEARANELRAVTLKIYSEAAAIAESRGIILADTKFEFGLDEDGTLVLADEALTPDSSRYWPADGYEEGKAQPSFDKQYVRNWLTGPKSGWSTDSLTPPPSLPGSVVEATRERYVEAFERITGKKFSDWIGTCV
- the purB gene encoding adenylosuccinate lyase is translated as MSDVAEKKKITNVLSNRYASAELTELWSPEAKILLERQLWIAVMKAQKALGVEIPSEAITAYERVIDQIDLASIADREKITRHDVKARIEEFNALAGFEHIHKGMTSRDLTENVEQLQIYRSLELIRNKSVAVVARVAHHAAQYQSLVMAGRSHNVAAQATTLGKRFASAAEEILVAIDRVEELLDRYPLRGIKGPMGTAQDMLDLMGGDQKKLASLETQVADHLGISRVFDSVGQVYPRSLDFDAVSALVQLGAGPSSLATTIRLMAGNETVTEGFKEGQVGSSAMPHKMNARSCERVGGLQVILRGYLTMVADLAGQQWNEGDVFCSVIRRVALPDAFFALDGMYETFLTVLDEFGAFPAMIDRELERYLPFLATTRILMAAVRAGVGRETAHEVIKENAVAVALNMRENGGEQDLIQRLAADERLPMTQEQLDEALADRHVFIGAAESQVSRVLNRVEDLTNRYPNAAAYTPGEIL
- a CDS encoding potassium channel family protein, encoding MAKFRSRSKAPVVILGLGRFGMALGEELVHSGIEVLGVDSSESVVNAAAKILTYAAMADTTNEEALRQLSVDEASRVVIGIGSDMGASLLTASTVIDLNVPSIWAKALNNSHAKILSQIGVHHIIRPEQDTGRRVAHLMNGRVQEYAEFDRDYAIVKVAPPVSILGKRVHEVDRIQIIAVRPSNGMFRPAKPEMILQAGDLVLAAGHPDELEQFGMTD
- a CDS encoding S9 family peptidase — encoded protein: MSETTRIQAPIAPIHQHMRTVHGTTFIDEYEWLRDKESQETIAYLEAENAFTEQETAGLSRLRDNIYQEIKSRVKETDMSVPQRSGDFWYYGRSEEGKSYGYSCRIPVVEGQDAWVPPVIPEGEPVAQEQVILDLNELAEGHEFFSLGASAITTSGRYLAYSVDTAGDERFTLRIKDLETGELLDDVLEDLFYGATWAGEDYLFYQRVDDAWRPDSVWRHKIGTDPSEDVRVFHEADEHFNTGIGATRSEKYLIIASASKITSEVWVLEMDNPEGEFRCIIPRKSGVEYDVDHGVVAGEDVWIVTHNATGPNFEIGWAPATEPLALSDLTTLMPHRDDVRIEGVDTYRDQIVVGYRAGAIGRAAIMQLTDQGFGTFEELQFDEDLYTVGVAGNPEWDAPVLRVGYTSFTTPSQVFDYTVADGSKRLLKQQEVVGGYNRDDYVATRLWVTAEDGAQIPVSLVHRADLDVTTPNPTLLYGYGSYEVSMDPEFSIARLSLMDRGMIFAIAHIRGGGEMGRGWYDNGKMLCKKNTFTDFIAVADFLIARGVTTPEQMVAEGGSAGGMLMGAVANLAGDRFKAIEAVVPFVDPLTSMLMPELPLTVTEWDEWGDPLHDKEVYDYMASYAPYENVEAKAYPNILALTSINDTRVLYVEPAKWIARLRATAKSGDFLLKTEMAAGHGGVSGRYEKWKQTAFEYAWLINQATGVLQ
- a CDS encoding glutathione peroxidase codes for the protein MTQFFDIPVTLNDATETTMNDWAGHCLLIVNTASKCGLTPQYEALEELYRDYSQRGFFVIAMPCNQFAEEEPGSNKQIAEFCKREYDVTFPILEKADVNGENAHPLYRFLKGDGPDIEWNFEKFVVSPEGKVVGRFAPNMEPDDLEIIECLEEHVVL